Proteins encoded together in one Dehalogenimonas sp. THU2 window:
- the amrB gene encoding AmmeMemoRadiSam system protein B: MAMIRHPIASGRFYPGTAESLRALIESFVERVEDKIDAAGIISPHAGYIYSGGVAASVIARIEPADTYVLIGPNHTGMGKPFSIMTVGSWETPLGEVPIDSALAQNILATSKYLQEDRTAHQGEHSIEVQLPLLQYFKPDLKIVPIVLAVATLEVYREIARSIAQAIKESPGKKIVIVASSDMSHYEPQETAAAKDKRAIEVILQMDEAALLDRVVKERISMCGYAPAVTMLAAAKELGATSAELVRYQTSGDASGDYSSVVGYAGLIVPRHEMSPLVKLAKETVETYVREHRAVKPPEELIPEMKEKAGVFVSIKKDGQLRGCIGTFEPSRPNIAEEIIANAISAATRDPRFLPISPDELEHLSFSVDVLTPPEPAEFGDLDPKKYGVIAEYGWKRGLLLPDLEGVDTAKDQVSICCQKAGISPGEPVKLSRFQVKRYR, encoded by the coding sequence ATGGCTATGATACGGCATCCCATCGCCTCCGGGAGATTTTATCCCGGGACCGCTGAAAGTCTTAGAGCTCTTATCGAATCGTTCGTCGAGAGGGTGGAGGATAAGATCGATGCTGCGGGTATTATCTCGCCTCACGCCGGGTATATTTATTCCGGGGGTGTGGCGGCTTCGGTCATCGCTCGTATCGAACCGGCGGATACCTATGTTCTGATCGGCCCCAATCATACCGGCATGGGCAAACCGTTCTCCATCATGACCGTCGGTTCATGGGAGACACCGCTGGGGGAGGTGCCTATCGATTCAGCACTGGCACAGAATATCCTGGCTACCTCCAAGTATCTTCAGGAGGACCGCACCGCTCATCAAGGTGAGCATTCCATCGAAGTCCAACTGCCGCTACTGCAATATTTCAAACCCGATCTCAAGATCGTACCCATCGTTTTAGCGGTGGCTACTCTGGAAGTCTACCGGGAGATCGCGCGCAGCATCGCCCAGGCGATCAAGGAATCGCCGGGAAAGAAAATAGTCATCGTGGCTTCGTCGGATATGAGCCATTACGAACCCCAGGAGACGGCGGCGGCCAAGGATAAACGGGCCATAGAGGTGATCCTGCAGATGGACGAGGCTGCTCTTCTCGATAGGGTGGTAAAAGAACGCATCTCCATGTGCGGCTACGCCCCGGCGGTGACCATGCTGGCCGCCGCCAAGGAACTCGGCGCCACAAGCGCCGAACTGGTGCGTTACCAGACGTCCGGCGACGCTTCCGGGGATTACTCCTCCGTAGTCGGTTACGCCGGGTTGATCGTCCCCCGCCACGAGATGTCGCCTCTGGTCAAACTGGCCAAAGAAACTGTCGAAACCTACGTCAGGGAACATCGCGCCGTCAAACCGCCGGAAGAACTCATACCGGAAATGAAAGAAAAGGCCGGTGTCTTTGTCTCTATCAAGAAGGATGGCCAGTTGCGGGGTTGCATCGGCACCTTCGAACCATCGCGTCCGAATATCGCCGAAGAGATCATCGCCAACGCCATCTCCGCCGCCACCCGGGATCCCCGCTTCCTGCCTATTTCTCCCGACGAACTGGAACACCTATCTTTCAGCGTGGATGTCCTGACACCACCGGAACCGGCGGAATTTGGAGACCTCGATCCCAAGAAATACGGTGTCATCGCCGAATACGGCTGGAAACGGGGTCTGCTCCTGCCCGATCTGGAAGGGGTCGATACCGCCAAGGATCAGGTGAGCATATGCTGCCAGAAGGCCGGTATAAGTCCCGGCGAGCCGGTTAAGCTGTCCAGGTTCCAGGTGAAAAGATACCGGTAA
- the amrS gene encoding AmmeMemoRadiSam system radical SAM enzyme produces the protein MHPALLWEKLPENRVKCHTCQWYCEINDGKSGVCRMYKNEGGELFNLNYARISSIAVDPIEKKPLYHFHPGTTVFSLGSWGCNFHCKGCQNWEIACPETDEGLQQSREIMPAQAVGTAENSGCAGIAWTYNEPSIWLEYTLESAKLAKEKGLYTVYVTNGYASHEHLDAIGPYLDAWRVDVKGFRDDTYKKIGRIPHFEGILSMAERAKDKWGMHVEVVTNVIPGVNDDDAQISGIADWIARKLGKDTPWHITRFHPHRQMRDYPATSMETLEHAWEHGKAAGLKFVYLGNVPGDGRSNTVCYQCGKTAVERSGFSARVTGLDVGKCKYCGAELNFRV, from the coding sequence ATGCATCCAGCTCTTCTTTGGGAAAAGTTGCCGGAAAATCGGGTTAAGTGCCACACCTGCCAGTGGTATTGTGAGATCAACGACGGCAAGTCGGGCGTCTGCCGCATGTATAAGAATGAAGGCGGGGAGCTTTTTAACCTCAATTATGCCAGGATTTCCTCGATAGCCGTCGATCCGATCGAAAAGAAACCTTTGTACCACTTCCATCCCGGCACCACGGTCTTCTCCCTCGGCAGTTGGGGCTGCAACTTCCACTGCAAAGGCTGCCAGAACTGGGAGATCGCCTGCCCGGAAACGGATGAGGGATTGCAGCAATCCCGCGAGATAATGCCCGCCCAGGCAGTGGGCACGGCTGAGAATTCAGGCTGCGCCGGCATTGCCTGGACCTATAACGAGCCTTCGATCTGGCTGGAATACACCCTGGAATCGGCGAAACTGGCCAAAGAGAAGGGGCTTTATACCGTCTATGTCACCAACGGATACGCGTCCCATGAACACCTCGATGCCATCGGGCCGTACCTCGACGCCTGGCGGGTGGACGTCAAGGGTTTCCGCGACGATACTTATAAGAAGATCGGGCGCATTCCGCACTTCGAAGGCATCCTCAGCATGGCCGAACGGGCTAAGGACAAATGGGGCATGCACGTGGAGGTGGTGACCAACGTCATCCCCGGCGTCAACGATGACGATGCCCAGATTTCCGGCATCGCCGACTGGATAGCCCGGAAGCTGGGAAAAGACACCCCCTGGCACATCACCCGTTTCCACCCTCACCGGCAGATGCGGGACTATCCGGCCACCTCGATGGAAACGCTGGAACACGCCTGGGAACACGGCAAAGCGGCGGGTTTGAAGTTCGTCTACCTGGGCAACGTGCCGGGCGACGGGCGCTCGAACACTGTCTGCTATCAGTGCGGTAAAACGGCGGTGGAGCGATCTGGTTTCAGTGCCAGAGTCACCGGACTCGATGTAGGCAAGTGTAAGTATTGCGGTGCGGAGTTAAACTTTCGAGTTTAA
- a CDS encoding complex I NDUFA9 subunit family protein, whose translation MILITGASGFVASHLIPRLQKDGHKLRCLITNEAEGARIKAPGCELAVGNVADPDSLRAAMDGVDTVVHLVAVIRESGRNTFHKVNVEGTQNVLNAAKSAGVKRFIHMGALGATPDPAYKYLHSKWLGMEAVRNSGLDFSMLQPSVMFGQGAGFIVSLLRSIRMVPFIVPIAGDGKTRLQPIWVGDVVTCVMKLVAGEKRGETCQIGGPEIVTYDALIDEILRAMGVKKSKIHVPKWLMRPGVAVMDAILRNPPVTMVEFKSMEIPNVTDPDAVEKDFGFKPLHLRDGLGYLAVNRRKS comes from the coding sequence ATGATACTTATCACTGGTGCCAGCGGCTTTGTAGCCAGCCATCTGATTCCCCGGTTGCAGAAGGATGGCCACAAGCTGCGTTGCCTGATCACTAACGAGGCGGAGGGCGCCCGTATCAAAGCCCCCGGCTGTGAGCTTGCCGTCGGCAACGTCGCCGACCCGGACAGCCTGCGCGCCGCCATGGACGGCGTCGATACCGTCGTCCACCTGGTGGCCGTCATCCGGGAGTCCGGGCGAAACACGTTCCACAAGGTGAACGTGGAAGGCACACAGAACGTGCTCAACGCCGCCAAAAGCGCCGGGGTGAAGCGCTTTATCCACATGGGTGCTTTGGGCGCCACCCCCGACCCCGCATACAAATATCTCCACTCGAAATGGCTGGGCATGGAGGCGGTCAGGAACAGCGGATTGGATTTCTCAATGCTCCAGCCCTCGGTCATGTTCGGCCAGGGCGCCGGCTTCATCGTCTCCCTGCTCCGCTCCATCCGCATGGTGCCGTTCATCGTACCCATCGCCGGCGACGGCAAAACCAGGCTGCAACCGATATGGGTAGGCGACGTGGTGACCTGCGTCATGAAGCTGGTGGCCGGAGAAAAACGTGGCGAGACCTGCCAGATCGGCGGGCCGGAGATCGTGACTTACGATGCGCTGATCGATGAGATATTACGGGCGATGGGTGTAAAGAAGAGCAAAATCCACGTACCAAAGTGGCTGATGCGGCCAGGTGTAGCCGTCATGGATGCCATCCTCCGCAACCCGCCGGTAACTATGGTGGAGTTCAAGTCCATGGAAATCCCGAATGTGACCGATCCTGACGCGGTGGAGAAAGACTTCGGTTTCAAACCGCTGCACCTGCGGGACGGCCTTGGCTACCTTGCCGTTAACCGTCGGAAATCCTAA